ATCTCTACAAAAGCAAACGACAATTTCATAGGCCATTCATCATTAAATCGATAACCAGCCTCGGCACAGATAATAAAAGCATATTGCAATTCCAATTCAACTGTAACAACTTGGCATACATACAGGAGAGAAAATAAACTACTTGATGAATGATAGTTACCTGCTGATTGGAATGTGCTTCAAAACGTGGTGCCTTTAACCTAAGTTTTTCTGCCTGGTCGGACAAGTTGTAGTGCAGGTAATTGCAAAGAAGCAGGTTAAGAAGTGTTTCCTGCCATGGAAACCAAAAGTCAACCACATGACTTGACAATATTTAAGTTACAAGTCTGAAATTGAAGACTAGTGTCTCAGAACAACCTGGCCAAGCTCATCACGGTGCAAAGTTGCCATGCTGTGCAACCCCAGGAGAGTTATGCAGAGCACCAATTGTATGAGGCACATGAAAGCAGGATCAAACAGGAAAAGGAGCTTATTGGTTACTCAGAGACACAAGAGCATACTGTTGGAATAACTCACCCACGAATTTCAGCAAGGCTGTTGGTGAGTTCATGTGCATATGAGTAATACGAGTATAGCCTAGAAGCCAAAACATCAACAGTCCTCCTATTGAGATTCTTCAGACGAGCAATGCTAGCGTTGGCACATGCTTTAGCCTGGAGAGAAAATCAAATTGGTAtgcttcacaaatgatgatgaagtGGAGGAAATTCCATGACATACCTCATCGTACTTCTTGTGATCAATAAGGAAAATCAACACAAGCAAGTAGCAGTATATTTCAATCTCTGGgagaccatgcttgattgaaactTGAGCTACTGGAGCCGCAGTATCAACATCCATCTCACTTCCATCTTCCTAAAAATGGTAACATTAAGATGAAATGTCAAAAATCTCTGAGCAAGAGAAGCCTTCAGTTTCAATTTTTTAATGTGTGCAGAATGAAACTGGAAGAAGTTTAAACCTCTATGCACCAATTTCAAACTACGAATTTGCGGAATACCAATTAAGCATCAGAACAGAAGGAACCAGGTTCGTCGTGAACTTCAATAGT
This region of Lolium perenne isolate Kyuss_39 chromosome 2, Kyuss_2.0, whole genome shotgun sequence genomic DNA includes:
- the LOC127331255 gene encoding probable 26S proteasome non-ATPase regulatory subunit 3 — encoded protein: MPEDVEMNDSAAPAPAVIPAIADVPAPAPVLSTLRHLKEIASVIEAGLLTKEVRRISRAVRLTVAICRRLAPRDVAAFLAFALSSSSDAFAHLSPLLPKEDGSEMDVDTAAPVAQVSIKHGLPEIEIYCYLLVLIFLIDHKKYDEAKACANASIARLKNLNRRTVDVLASRLYSYYSYAHELTNSLAEIRGMATLHRDELGQETLLNLLLCNYLHYNLSDQAEKLRLKAPRFEAHSNQQFCRYLVYLGKIRTIRLEYTDAKESLLFVLLK